The following coding sequences are from one Papaver somniferum cultivar HN1 unplaced genomic scaffold, ASM357369v1 unplaced-scaffold_74, whole genome shotgun sequence window:
- the LOC113344143 gene encoding AAA-ATPase At3g50940-like gives MFPGMGGSSFPSTSMMFQYYASFTGLMMMITTAINTYVPDQVRIYIVKFVRNIFYGRKNAPNTLTVAIKEFQGGAGGVHNQVFEAAETYLNTKISPTMKGLELSKSAKDKKVNISVNKRSQYIEDEFECVKLSWRMVGGTNNSSSASSNRMIRPGYSDGFFQDPSESNEESPTRFELIFDEKHYEKVVESYIPYILKKAKELNDANTTLKLWSSGGSDPYSGRGPGVGGGVNLQHPSTFQTLALDPELKKEIIDDLDRFVRRRDFYTKVGKAWKRGYLLYGPPGTGKSSLVAAMANYLNFDVYDLELTNIRSNSQLRSVLLGTKNRSILLIEDIDCSAEMRDRSKSEDQFDEYGRPYRAKQSRNPDLTLSGLLNFIDGIWSSCGDERIIVFTTNHKDKLDPALLRPGRMDKHIHLSYITTPGFRILASNYLSIEEHHLFGEIEELLQASQTTPAEVAEELMVSDDANVSLTGLVQFLKRKIVEAKQLKEEEAQKALEKALEEEKDQKETKDEEPKKTQKSGMCSKCGSTKPPPGVLPFALEC, from the exons ATGTTTCCGGGGATGGGAGGGAGTAGTTTTCCTTCAACATCGATGATGTTTCAGTACTATGCATCATTTACTGGTTTAATGATGATGATTACAACTGCGATTAACACATACGTGCCTGATCAAGTTCGTATTTATATTGTGAAATTCGTTCGGAATATCTTCTATGGAAGGAAGAATGCGCCTAATACACTGACAGTAGCAATTAAGGAGTTTCAAGGTGGTGCAGGGGGTGTTCATAATCAAGTGTTCGAGGCTGCGGAAACTTATTTGAATACCAAAATTAGTCCTACTATGAAAGGGCTTGAGTTGAGTAAATCGGCAAAAGATAAAAAGGTTAACATCTCTGTCAACAAGAGAAGCCAGTATATTGAGGATGAATTTGAATGTGTGAAACTCAGTTGGAGAATGGTTGGTGGTACTAATAATAGTAGTAGTGCAAGTAGTAACCGGATGATCAGGCCAGGATATTCTGATGGATTCTTTCAAGACCCCTCTGAGAGTAATGAAGAGTCTCCGACTAGATTCGAGCTCATTTTCGATGAGAAGCATTACGAGAAGGTTGTCGAGTCTTATATCCCTTACATACTCAAGAAAGCAAAGGAGTTGAATGATGCAAACACAACTTTGAAGCTCTGGAGCAGTGGAGGTTCTGATCCGTATTCTGGCCGTGGACCTGGTGTAGGAGGTGGTGTCAACTTACAACATCCATCAACTTTTCAAACCCTGGCACTGGATCCTGAGCTTAAGAAAGAGATAATAGACGACTTGGATAGATTTGTTAGGAGGAGAGATTTTTATACGAAAGTTGGTAAGGCTTGGAAGCGAGGCTACTTGTTGTATGGTCCTCCTGGTACTGGAAAATCTAGTTTGGTTGCTGCCATGGCTAATTATCTTAATTTCGATGTCTATGATTTAGAGCTCACCAATATTCGTTCTAATTCTCAATTGAGAAGTGTGCTGTTGGGTACCAAAAACCGATCAATTCTTCTTATCGAGGATATTGACTGCAGTGCTGAAATGCGTGATAGGAGTAAATCTGAAGACCAATTTGATGAATATGGACGTCCATACCGTGCCAAGCAGAGTCGAAATCCTGAT TTGACCCTTTCAGGGCTACTGAATTTTATTGACGGAATATGGTCGAGCTGTGGAGACGAAAGGATCATTGTTTTCACAACTAACCACAAAGATAAGCTTGACCCTGCTTTGCTCCGTCCTGGTCGAATGGATAAGCACATTCATTTGTCTTACATTACGACTCCAGGCTTCAGAATCCTCGCCTCAAACTACCTTTCTATCGAGGAACACCACCTATTTGGTGAGATCGAAGAACTACTACAAGCGTCACAAACTACACCTGCAGAAGTAGCAGAAGAATTGATGGTTAGCGATGACGCCAATGTTTCCCTCACTGGCCTTGTCCAATTTCTGAAGAGAAAGATAGTCGAAGCGAAACAACTCAAAGAAGAAGAAGCTCAGAAAGCACTCGAGAAAGCgctcgaagaagaaaaagatcagAAAGAAACAAAAGATGAAGAGCCAAAGAAAACTCAAAAGAGTGGTATGTGTTCCAAGTGTGGCTCGACCAAGCCTCCGCCAGGAGTATTGCCATTCGCATTAGAGTGTTAA